A region of the Gammaproteobacteria bacterium genome:
GCGATTCGGTCAATGCCGGATCGGTTTCCATCTTCAACAGCTGACTAAAACCCATGATGGCATTCATCGGCGTGCGCAGTTCATGGCTCATGCTGGACAAAAATTGTGACTTGGCGCGATTGGCATTTTCGGCCTCTTCTTTCAGTGTCAGCAGTTTCTGTTCCGCCTCCTCCCGTTCGGTAACATCCTGCACCGTACCGGTCAGCCGGATCAGCGTCCCCTGTCCATCGAGCTCCGAATCGCCCAGCTCATGCACATAGCGCACGACACCATCCGGCCGCACGATGCGATGCACCACATCATGGCGACCCGTTTTTTCGGCCTGCCTTTCGCTGTCCCGCACCCGCGCCCGATCGTCCGGGTGCACGGCGCCATGAAAGGCCGCTACGCTGGGTTCGAAGCTCCCTGGCGCGTAACCGAAAATGCGATAGATCTCATCCGACCAGGTCAGCTCACCCGTGCGCAGATCCGCCTGCCAGTTGCCGATCCGCGCCAGGGCCTGCGCCTCGCTGAGTCGCTGCCGGCTTTCCAGCAGGGCCCTCTCCGCCTGTTTACGGGTGTCGATATCCTGCACCACACCGAGCATGTGCAGGGGTTCGCCATCGCCGCTGCGCGCCACATTACCCTGCTCCGATAGCCAGTGCACGCTGCCATCCGGCCATACCACACGATGCTCAATATTGTATTCGATACCGTTTTCTATGCAGTTTTCGATCGCCTCCAGGACCTGGTCCCGGTCATCGGGGTGCAGGAAACTGACGAAATTCTCATAGCGGGTTTCGGGTACGTTCTCGGCATAACCAAACAGGGGGCCGATACGCTCCGACCAGTACAGTGCACCGGTTTTGATATTCCAGTCCCAGGTGCCGATGTTGGCAAAGGTCTGGCTGCGCTTGAGCCGTTCCTCGCTCTGCCGCACGGCGGTGACGTCGGTCCGCGCCGACACATATTTATACGGCCTTCCCCGGTCATCCAGAAAGGGGACGATGGTGGACTCCACCCAGTACTCTTCACCCTGCTTGGTGAGATTGCAGATGGTGCCACGCCACACCTTGCCGCTGGCGATGGTAGCCCACAGGTCCTGATAAAATTCACGGCTGTGCACGTCGGACTTGAGCAGGCGATGATTCTGCCCCAGCAATTCCTCCCGGCGGTAGCCGCTGATCCTGCAAAACCGGTCATTGACGCTGGTAATGTTTCCCCGGATGTCCGCCGCGCTCACAATGTCATGCTCATCCATGGTGGTCAGCTGAAAGCGGTTTTCGCGCAAGGCGCTTTCCAGCGCGCTATGGATCCGGTTCTTCCAGCGGGCGCGTTTGGCCCTGACGGTGACCGCCTCCACCAGATACGGCAACGCGATGGGCCTTACCAGGAAACCATCGCCACCCAGATTGAGCGCCGTCAGCTGGTGACTGATCTGCGTCTCGGTGGATAAAAACAGGATGGTCAGCATGGCGTAGGCCTCGTCCTGGCGAATCACCTGCGCCAGTTCCGGCCCTGAACAGTCCGGCATATCGACATCCAGCAGCACCACGTCCGGTTTAAACCGGGCCAGCACCTCCAGCGTCTCAAGCGATCGGCACAGGGTATAGACATCCATGCCGGCATCGCGCAGAGCCGTTGCGTAGTCTTCCAGCAGAACCTCATCGTCATCGATCAGCAAAACCCGATAGGGGATTCTGGCGGTCCGTGCCGTTAAGCCGTCCAGGCTCTGGATGAGTTTCTGCGTATCCAGCGGCTTTCTGAAATAGCGTAGCGCCCCGGCACGCGCTGCCGCCAGCCGGACTTCGATGTCATCACCTCGCGATAGGCATATCACCGGCGGAAAGGCCGTCTGTATCGCCTTTAGTCTGGCGAGAGCTTCCTCACCCGCCGATTCGCCCGCCTTAAACACCTCATCCATGATGATGGCGACCGGCGGCTGCGTTTCAAACGCCGCCTCAAACGCACCCAGTTCGGCAAACTGCTGTATGCAATATCCGGCCTGCTGCAGATCCTCCACCAGACCCTCGCCGACAGGCCCATCGCCCTGCACCACATAGACGAGGTTCTCATCCATCAGGCCTTCTTCAGCGGATCGCACATCATCGCTATCCGCGGGCTGCCCGAACGCCATCTGCGGTACAGCCGGCCTGTTTTTCACGTCAGATTCGTTGGACGCCGCCATCGGTTCTCTCTCGGTATGGATCGCACTTTTTGCCCATCACGGCCCCTATTTATCGGTAGAACGGTAATGGGGACCCCACATCAGCCTGAATAGCGACAGTTTCGGTCTTTTCTTCAATAGTACCTGAAATTGTCAGGGTATCTTCCACCAAGCCTCGCGCTTACAGCTGGCGTGGATTGGGTATCGGTCACTCGCAGGCAGGTTGATCGCCGCCTTGCCAGCGAGGGTATAAGGGCCGGTCAGGATTTGGAGGAACTGAGGATACGGATGAGCCGTAGGCTACGGAGGCGTGTTGAAGCAGTAGGAGTGGTGCGCCCGGCGCGATTCGAACGCGCGACCCCCGCCATTGGAGGCTTACAGTCATGACAAAAAAGACGATGAGGCTTATGGTCAAAATCTGGTAAACTACGCCCCCTGCGCCCGTAGCTCAGCTGGATAGAGTACTGCCCTCCGAAGGCAGGGGTCGCGCGTTCGAATCGCGCCGGGCGCACCATTTCTCCCATAAAATCAATAAGATATGAGTCTTACCGTTTTCATTCACAGTTAAATATCTTTGGCACAAACATGGCACAGCCATCATATTGTTGGCCAACGCTCATTTTTAAAATGAGTGCTAGCTAAAATAGTGAATTTTGTACCCATTTTGGCCTGTGCCCATTCTGTGCCCATTCTGTGCCCAATTTTTAAAATGAGATTCTAAGGCCAGCGGTTTTAAGTTGAATTTTGATTGTTAGCCTCCATTGGGCACATAACCCGTTGTGGCCTAATTTTTCAATCTAGAGACGGAATGTGTCTCATTGATGTGTCTTGATTTAAAATATGGATATAGGCCGTATAGGCGAATATGCGGTTGCGCTTTTGGCCGGTCATTTCTTTCACAATTCCTAGCTGTGCTTCTAATGCATTGAGTGCTTTACCTACGGTGGCAGCGGTTAGGCCGGTGAGCTCGATTAGCTTATTCACACTCGCAACAGGTTGTTCGAACAATGCATCGATAATCTGGCTGGCAGAACCGGCCAGCCGCCCTATGTCTACTAAACGCGCTTTATCTTGTTGTCTAAGAGCATTCAATTGCTGTGCTGTGTCTACTGCTTGATTGGCCGTTGCTGTCACTGCATCTACAAAAAATAAAACCCAGGCCTCCCAGTCGCCGGTAAGACGTACTTGGTTCAGACGTTCGTAATAGACCTGCCGGTGTTTTTTGAAGAATACGGACAGGTAAAGCAAGGGCTCATGGATTACCTCGGCTTGCACCAGGATCAAGGGAATGAGCAGGCGACCGATTCGGCCATTGCCGTCCATAAACGGATGAATGGTTTCAAACTGCACGTGGGTTAGCGCTGCTTTAAGAAGCGGGTCTGTGGCCTCGGGCATATCGTTGATGAAACGCTCCAGCTCCGCCCAGCAATTGGCTAATTCATTGGCGGGTGTTGGCACAAAGGTCGCTTCATCCGGCCTATGGCCGCCAATCCAAACCTGACTTTTACGAAACTCACCAGGGCTTCGATTCATACCGCGGCCGGAGGTCATTAATGCTTGAT
Encoded here:
- a CDS encoding response regulator; this translates as MKNRPAVPQMAFGQPADSDDVRSAEEGLMDENLVYVVQGDGPVGEGLVEDLQQAGYCIQQFAELGAFEAAFETQPPVAIIMDEVFKAGESAGEEALARLKAIQTAFPPVICLSRGDDIEVRLAAARAGALRYFRKPLDTQKLIQSLDGLTARTARIPYRVLLIDDDEVLLEDYATALRDAGMDVYTLCRSLETLEVLARFKPDVVLLDVDMPDCSGPELAQVIRQDEAYAMLTILFLSTETQISHQLTALNLGGDGFLVRPIALPYLVEAVTVRAKRARWKNRIHSALESALRENRFQLTTMDEHDIVSAADIRGNITSVNDRFCRISGYRREELLGQNHRLLKSDVHSREFYQDLWATIASGKVWRGTICNLTKQGEEYWVESTIVPFLDDRGRPYKYVSARTDVTAVRQSEERLKRSQTFANIGTWDWNIKTGALYWSERIGPLFGYAENVPETRYENFVSFLHPDDRDQVLEAIENCIENGIEYNIEHRVVWPDGSVHWLSEQGNVARSGDGEPLHMLGVVQDIDTRKQAERALLESRQRLSEAQALARIGNWQADLRTGELTWSDEIYRIFGYAPGSFEPSVAAFHGAVHPDDRARVRDSERQAEKTGRHDVVHRIVRPDGVVRYVHELGDSELDGQGTLIRLTGTVQDVTEREEAEQKLLTLKEEAENANRAKSQFLSSMSHELRTPMNAIMGFSQLLKMETDPALTESQEENVDEIVKAGSHLLELINEVLDLARIEAGRIDLFMETVALGEVIAESLQLIKPLADRRGITISITREGEEISPEKIWRQHIAVRSDRTRLKQVLLNLLSNAVKYNREQGRLTIACEQMDNGSGEPRIRISVVDTGEGISLEQQTKLFTAFNRLGKDQQNVEGTGIGLVITKNIVERMGGQIGMQSRPGEGSTFWIELPGDNLLPAQKALIDSAENITSPAVLDGSHKYTVLYVEDNPANLRLVGQVFANLNHIHMWSAHEPMLGLALAAEHRPDLILLDINLPGMDGFEVLRHLRQREETSDTPVIAVSANAMERDIEKGMAAGFDDYITKPINVEALIRTINSRLSCA
- a CDS encoding Fic family protein codes for the protein MNRGLTGHYTPAIAGGIACEAFVPAPLPPNPPLAIDNKLQGRINQAMLALGRLDAISTLLPDAHLFLYSYVRKEAVMSSQIEGTQSSLSDLMLYEMEGMPGVPMDDVQEVSCYVSALNLGLQRIREDHPISYRLLTEVHQALMTSGRGMNRSPGEFRKSQVWIGGHRPDEATFVPTPANELANCWAELERFINDMPEATDPLLKAALTHVQFETIHPFMDGNGRIGRLLIPLILVQAEVIHEPLLYLSVFFKKHRQVYYERLNQVRLTGDWEAWVLFFVDAVTATANQAVDTAQQLNALRQQDKARLVDIGRLAGSASQIIDALFEQPVASVNKLIELTGLTAATVGKALNALEAQLGIVKEMTGQKRNRIFAYTAYIHILNQDTSMRHIPSLD